One segment of Setaria viridis chromosome 4, Setaria_viridis_v4.0, whole genome shotgun sequence DNA contains the following:
- the LOC117853367 gene encoding uncharacterized protein, which produces MPGDLKARAPSRNRAEESRRGAAGHRRVARDELGAKMMDCAPADLCNPDPRLMLKKRLREEMEALRGILRKAELLAGKTIGDGRAAPRRGKDERFLAAEPRPAAMEADRPSSAKRRKTMPLAAVVRPRMSSDEISNLATKRRRMMPLAAVVKPRMSADEISNLATQVSLLSEDMPARILEFLKKECTGHEDRNSGEMEIDIGSMRHSALFELRKLLDEFAEEKHRHQKEASTNASRSTSCSSPREHEDGEIVEEGDYDVATGTCSYASPVAAGKVLCSPARTLEDDEIADEKVICGGAAPVATEKFAETGNSPSSSSSSSSSGSSSSSSSSSSSGSSSSSGCSSGGSCSDSSDSDSSDSDSDDESVTSRPAPAVLPKTDDLTKQPKPVAVDLCSSPCLTEQDTKNNPRSSSNCSSLLEDGEIEEEECGGTSLPAPEKFAETVNSPIGSIKSSGSASDGSVISISQQQQPAARDRKTPLSEAEYRDIIAKGRQMQRRQSNPERKRAYEELEEKERNATPISDWIHPMQLWQLGITQVEHAVTSERRVPGRGSPVQRLLGLFLKAE; this is translated from the coding sequence ATGCCCGGTGATCTCAAGGCCCGGGCGCCGTCGCGGAACCGCGCGGAGGAATCGcgccgcggcgctgctggccatcgcCGAGTCGCGCGCGACGAACTCGGCGCGAAGATGATGGACTGCGCTCCGGCCGATCTCTGCAATCCCGATCCGCGCCTGATGCTGAAGAAGAGGCTCCGCGAGGAGATGGAGGCGCTCCGCGGCATCCTCAGGAAAGCCGAGCTCTTGGCCGGCAAGACCATcggcgacggccgcgccgcACCTCGCCGCGGCAAGGACGAGCGTTTCTTGGCGGCGGAACCCCGCCCTGCGGCCATGGAGGCAGATCGCCCAAGCAGCGCCAAGAGAAGGAAGACAATGCCTCTTGCCGCGGTCGTCAGGCCCAGGATGTCATCTGACGAGATCTCTAACCTGGCCACCAAGAGAAGGAGGATGATGCCTCTTGCGGCGGTCGTCAAGCCCAGGATGTCGGCGGATGAGATCTCCAACCTGGCCACCCAAGTGTCGTTGCTCTCGGAGGACATGCCGGCGCGCATCCTCGAGTTCCTCAAGAAGGAGTGCACCGGCCACGAAGACAGGAACAGCGGCGAGATGGAGATCGACATCGGATCCATGAGGCACTCTGCCTTGTTCGAGCTGAGGAAGTTGCTGGATGAGTTCGCTGAAGAGAAGCACAGGCACCAGAAGGAGGCGTCGACGAACGCGTCCAGATCCACTAGTTGCTCGTCGCCGCGTGAACATGAGGATGGCGAGATCGTCGAGGAGGGGGATTACGATGTCGCTACCGGCACGTGCAGCTACGCCTCTCCCGTGGCGGCAGGCAAGGTTCTTTGTTCACCGGCACGAACACTCGAAGACGATGAGATAGCAGATGAGAAAGTCAtatgcggcggcgccgcccctgtTGCAACCGAGAAGTTTGCTGAAACTGGAAACAGCCCAAGCAGCAGCAGTTCTAGCAGTTCTTCTGgatcctccagcagcagcagttctAGCAGTTCTTCTGGAtcctccagcagcagcggctGCTCATCTGGAGGTTCTTGCAGCGATTCGTCAGACTCCGACAGCAGCGACTCCGACTCTGACGATGAGAGCGTGACAAGCAGACCGGCCCCTGCTGTTCTTCCCAAGACTGATGATCTTACCAAGCAGCCCAAGCCCGTGGCAGTTGATCTGTGTTCATCACCGTGTTTAACTGAACAAGATACCAAGAACAAcccaagaagcagcagcaattgCAGTTCATTACTTGAAGACGGCGAGATAGAAGAAGAAGAGTGCGGCGGCACCTCCCTTCCTGCACCAGAGAAGTTTGCTGAAACCGTGAATAGCCCAATAGGAAGTATCAAGTCATCAGGATCTGCCAGTGATGGGAGTGTCATCAGCATTTcccaacagcagcagccggctGCACGAGATCGCAAGACCCCTCTCTCTGAGGCCGAGTATCGTGACATCATCGCCAAGGGACGTCAGATGCAGCGCAGGCAGAGCAATCCGGAGAGGAAGAGAGCCTATGAAGAGCtggaagagaaggagaggaacGCGACGCCGATCAGCGACTGGATACACCCGATGCAGTTGTGGCAGCTGGGGATCACCCAGGTGGAGCACGCTGTGACCTCTGAACGGCGTGTTCCCGGTCGTGGCAGCCCGGTGCAGAGGCTACTTGGGCTCTTCTTGAAAGCAGAGTAG